In Brachypodium distachyon strain Bd21 chromosome 2, Brachypodium_distachyon_v3.0, whole genome shotgun sequence, one genomic interval encodes:
- the LOC100823266 gene encoding probable glutamate carboxypeptidase LAMP1 produces the protein MSGTPATARPMAMDKQQPLLFYPAAAAGSGMRRHRYLTFLAIAAALVASYHILHAPTPSSRYHALFLSLGSNATAAAHLRALTLRPHVAGTEANALAAEYVRAALSSFAFPTRVTPYSVLLSYPVHRSLSLSAGPGRPNSAFSLVQETYPGDPYAAAAAEVIPTYFAYSGSGSVAAEVVYANYGDRKDYAYLASRGVDVAGKVALVRYGDIHCEDMVRNARDAGAAAAIVYTDIKDFGGGGAKGKRKWFPNTRWLPPTGVQVGTLYYGNGDPTTPMWPSCAAGEDCERLSMEELDGSGVMPGIPALPVSGRDGETIQKAMGGAVAPPEWQGGEGAPVYRIGPGPAVLNLTYIGNDTLATIENVFAVIEGKEEPDRYVIIGNHRDAWTFGAVDPNSGTAAMLEIAERLSKLEKKGWRPRRTIIVCSWDAEEFALIGSTEWAEENMDMLASRAIAYLNVDISVFGPGGLMPRATPQLDELIKEASRMVPDPDDPSHTLYDSMIHHNPPITRVAGAGTDFAAFVQHIGVPSLDMSYGLFSEYPVYHSLYDDYVWMERFGDPLFHRHVALASVWGLIALRLADDEIIPFNYVSYTSELEECTKVVEAGCPRCPVSFTPLHKSIKQLEKAATKIHGEKKVLQAEKWGLNSRQRTLKVREINDRLMMAERAFTNREGLVGRPWYKHMIYASSDQDDWGTKAFPGIVSAIANAKHLNTTESWRLLQHEIYRGARAVSKASAVLDGRLT, from the exons ATGTCCGGTACTCCAGCGACTGCGCGCCCCATGGCCATGGACAAGCAGCAGCCGCTCCTATTCTAccctgcggccgccgccggcagcggcatgAGGAGACACAGGTACCTCACCTTCCTCGCCATCGCCGCGGCCTTGGTCGCCTCCTACCACATCCTCCACGCGCCCACCCCGTCCTCGCGCTACCACGcgctcttcctctccctcggctccaacgccaccgccgccgcgcacctCCGCGCGCTCACCCTCCGCCCGCACGTCGCCGGCACCGAGGCCaacgccctcgccgccgagtACGTCCGCGCCGCGCTCTCCTCCTTCGCCTTCCCCACCCGCGTCACGCCCTACTCCGTCCTCCTCTCCTACCCCGTCCaccgctccctctccctctccgcgGGGCCCGGCCGCCCCAACAGCGCGTTCTCCTTGGTCCAGGAGACCTACCCTGGCGACCCctacgccgcggcggccgcggaggtCATCCCCACCTACTTCGCCTACTCCGGGTCCGGTTCCGTCGCCGCTGAGGTCGTGTACGCCAACTACGGCGACAGGAAGGACTACGCCTACCTCGCCTCCCGCGGCGTCGACGTCGCCGGGAAGGTCGCGCTCGTGCGCTACGGGGACATccactgcgaggacatggtgCGGAACGCCCGCGAcgcgggcgccgcggcggcaatCGTCTACACGGACATCAAGGActtcggcggcggtggggcgaAGGGGAAGCGGAAGTGGTTCCCCAACACGCGGTGGCTGCCGCCGACCGGCGTGCAGGTAGGGACCCTCTACTACGGGAACGGCGACCCGACCACGCCGATGTGGCCGTCGTGCGCGGCAGGGGAGGACTGCGAGCGTCTGAGCATGGAGGAGCTGGACGGGAGCGGGGTGATGCCCGGCATCCCCGCGCTGCCGGTGTCGGGGAGGGACGGAGAGACAATCCAGAAGGCcatgggcggcgccgtggctCCACCGGAGTGGCagggcggcgagggcgcgcCCGTGTACCGGATcgggcccggcccggccgtgCTAAACCTGACTTACATC GGAAACGACACCTTAGCAACCATAGAAAACGTCTTTGCTGTGAtcgaaggaaaagaagagccTGACAG GTATGTGATCATAGGAAATCATCGTGATGCTTGGACATTTGGGGCAGTTGATCCCAACAGTGGGACAGCAGCTATGCTCGAG ATTGCGGAGAGGCTATCCAAGCTAGAAAAGAAAGGATGGAGACCTAGGCGGACAATCATCGTATGCAGTTGGGATGCTGAAGAGTTTGCTCTG ATAGGGTCTACGGAATGGGCCGAGGAGAACATGGATATGCTGGCTTCAAGAGCTATTGCTTATCTGAATGTGGACATCTCAGTGTTTGGGCCTGGAGGTCTTATGCCCCGTGCAACTCCTCAACTCGATGAATTGATCAAAGAAGCGAGCAGAATG gtACCAGATCCTGACGATCCATCACATACCCTGTATGACTCTATGATTCACCATAATCCTCCG ATTACAAGAGTGGCCGGTGCGGGAACAGATTTTGCAGCTTTTGTCCAGCATATTGGAGTCCCTTCACTTGACATGTCTTATGGACTAT TTTCAGAATACCCTGTTTACCACTCACTGTACGATGATTATGTTTGGATGGAGAGGTTTGGAGATCCCTTGTTCCACAGACACGTAGCAT TGGCAAGCGTTTGGGGTCTGATTGCTTTGAGACTTGCAGATGATGAGATAATACCCTTCAATTACGTCTCTTACACGTCTGAATTAGAG GAGTGCACAAAAGTTGTGGAAGCCGGATGCCCCAGATGTCCCGTTAGTTTCACCCCTCTTCACAAGTCAATCAAGCAGCTTGAGAAGGCAGCCACGAAAATTCATGGAGAAAAGAAG GTGCTGCAAGCAGAAAAGTGGGGTCTAAACAGTAGACAACGCACACTGAAGGTCAGAGAGATCAATGACCGATTGATGATGGCAGAGCGAGCCTTCACCAACCGAGAAGGGCTCGTGGGGAGACCGTGGTACAAACATATG ATTTATGCATCGTCAGACCAGGACGACTGGGGCACCAAGGCGTTCCCTGGCATCGTCTCGGCCATCGCCAACGCGAAGCATCTCAACACAACCGAATCTTGGCGGCTCTTGCAGCATGAAATTTACAGGGGTGCAAGGGCCGTGTCCAAGGCCTCAGCAGTCCTGGATGGTAGGCTAACATGA